One genomic segment of Candidatus Methanoperedens sp. includes these proteins:
- a CDS encoding DUF61 family protein, producing the protein MLREDDFEKKISLRFLQTLNRHLPKKRRTLKELLLEDIPDIKNLDGSTHSFDKKELEKLASIVPEWEHDKLRLPIYLEMSSSMERGTIKISGRLECRIINRVLHEDEKPEKRSLEEQDSMTIYYPHLPKIRKELSTTTQYMFTM; encoded by the coding sequence ATGCTAAGAGAAGACGATTTCGAGAAAAAGATCTCGTTAAGATTTTTGCAGACGCTGAACAGGCACCTCCCTAAAAAAAGGAGAACACTTAAAGAGCTTCTTCTGGAAGACATACCTGACATAAAAAACCTGGATGGCTCAACTCATTCGTTCGATAAAAAGGAGCTTGAAAAACTGGCATCCATAGTACCGGAATGGGAGCACGATAAGCTTCGGCTTCCAATCTATCTTGAAATGAGTTCCTCGATGGAAAGGGGCACGATTAAGATTTCAGGAAGGCTTGAATGCAGGATAATAAATAGAGTTTTACACGAAGATGAAAAGCCAGAAAAAAGAAGCCTGGAAGAACAGGACTCTATGACTATATACTATCCCCATCTTCCAAAGATTAGAAAAGAGCTTTCCACGACAACGCAGTATATGTTTACGATGTAA
- the ribC gene encoding riboflavin synthase translates to MHKVGIADTTFSRINMGKIAIHELKKGASLQIERYTVPGVKDLPVACKILIEEKGCDIVIALGMPGSQPIDKMCAHEASQGIIQAQLMTNTHIIEVFVYEDEAKNESELALLAEKRTREHAQNVLKLLFRQEQLQREAGTGQRQGFADVGAIRQ, encoded by the coding sequence ATGCATAAAGTCGGAATCGCAGATACCACATTCTCACGCATTAACATGGGGAAAATTGCAATCCACGAGCTAAAGAAAGGCGCTTCGCTGCAAATAGAACGATACACGGTTCCGGGAGTGAAAGACCTCCCTGTGGCATGTAAAATATTAATCGAGGAAAAGGGATGCGATATCGTGATTGCTCTCGGCATGCCGGGTTCGCAGCCCATAGATAAGATGTGCGCTCACGAAGCCTCGCAGGGCATAATCCAGGCGCAGCTCATGACCAACACGCATATCATCGAGGTCTTTGTGTACGAGGACGAGGCAAAAAATGAGAGCGAGCTAGCCTTGCTTGCGGAAAAACGCACCCGTGAGCATGCGCAGAACGTGCTCAAGCTCTTATTTCGTCAGGAACAATTGCAGCGCGAGGCTGGCACAGGACAGAGGCAAGGTTTTGCTGATGTCGGGGCTATAAGGCAATAA
- a CDS encoding alanine--glyoxylate aminotransferase family protein, giving the protein MNLENTLLMIPGPVPVAPRILRAMSKPIIGHRGKEFGDMYNECRSILQELFATKNEMYIISGSGSCAMEAAVGNVIGEKDTLVTIENGKFGERFREIGERYGNVKPVKFDWTEGESIELDKVESALAEGAKAVTLVHNDTSVGIKNPAKEVGELAKKYGTLFIMDGVTTIGGDEVLVDKWGVDIAVVGSQKCIGAPPGLSAISVSRKAWESMVEKPPYYMDLKAYRKSAGKETAQTPYTPAIPLFFALHEALKIVKEEGLPARIKRHASYAEALRAAADAMAVEMFPKLNKYSRYSNTVTAMKIPTGIDDKKLRGGIKELGIQISGGQGPLEGKIFRIGSMGNISKLDILSTVQAVEIVLHRNDVVRKMGPGVEAASNILK; this is encoded by the coding sequence ATGAACCTTGAAAATACTTTGCTTATGATACCAGGACCTGTACCCGTTGCACCTCGAATACTCCGTGCCATGTCAAAACCCATAATCGGACACCGCGGTAAGGAATTCGGTGACATGTATAACGAATGCAGATCAATCCTGCAGGAGCTTTTTGCAACAAAGAACGAGATGTACATCATAAGCGGTTCAGGCAGCTGCGCCATGGAGGCTGCTGTTGGGAACGTGATAGGGGAAAAAGATACACTTGTGACAATAGAGAACGGCAAGTTCGGGGAGCGGTTTCGAGAAATAGGCGAGCGCTACGGCAATGTAAAACCTGTAAAATTCGACTGGACTGAAGGCGAATCCATCGAACTGGATAAAGTGGAGAGTGCACTGGCAGAAGGGGCAAAAGCTGTAACATTGGTGCATAACGACACATCGGTGGGCATCAAGAACCCTGCAAAAGAGGTAGGAGAACTTGCGAAAAAATACGGCACACTGTTTATAATGGACGGCGTAACCACCATCGGGGGCGACGAGGTGCTGGTGGATAAGTGGGGCGTGGATATCGCTGTTGTGGGCTCGCAGAAGTGCATCGGCGCTCCCCCTGGATTATCCGCGATCTCGGTGAGCAGGAAAGCATGGGAATCCATGGTTGAGAAGCCGCCTTATTATATGGATTTGAAAGCATACAGGAAATCAGCGGGCAAAGAGACAGCACAGACACCCTACACGCCCGCCATTCCCTTGTTTTTTGCGCTGCACGAGGCGTTGAAGATTGTAAAAGAAGAAGGACTTCCGGCGCGCATCAAAAGACATGCCAGTTATGCAGAAGCCCTGCGCGCTGCTGCGGATGCCATGGCGGTTGAGATGTTCCCGAAGTTGAATAAATACAGCAGGTATTCAAACACGGTCACAGCCATGAAAATACCCACGGGTATAGATGATAAGAAACTGCGCGGCGGGATAAAGGAACTTGGAATTCAGATTTCAGGCGGGCAGGGACCCCTTGAAGGCAAGATATTCAGGATAGGGAGCATGGGCAACATAAGTAAACTGGATATTTTGAGCACGGTCCAGGCTGTGGAGATAGTGCTTCACAGGAACGACGTGGTCAGGAAAATGGGACCTGGTGTCGAGGCTGCCAGCAATATATTAAAATAA
- a CDS encoding peroxiredoxin, whose product MSVKTGDKAKDFTLSDQDGKDITLSGFRGKRVLLSFHPLAWTGVCAEQMKSLEKNRNRFEKLNTIALGISVDTVPSKKAWAKELGIKNTRLLSDFWPHGEVAALYGIFREKEGFSERANIIIDEKQQVVFAKVYPIAQLPDIEEIIKVLEGLK is encoded by the coding sequence ATGAGCGTTAAAACAGGAGATAAGGCAAAGGATTTTACTTTAAGCGACCAGGACGGAAAAGATATCACCTTATCCGGCTTCAGAGGCAAACGTGTGCTGCTGTCCTTTCATCCTCTCGCATGGACAGGTGTGTGTGCAGAGCAGATGAAGTCGCTGGAGAAGAATCGAAACAGGTTTGAGAAACTGAACACCATTGCTCTTGGTATTAGCGTGGACACAGTACCATCAAAAAAAGCATGGGCAAAGGAGCTGGGCATCAAGAATACTAGGCTGCTTTCCGATTTCTGGCCGCATGGCGAGGTCGCAGCTCTGTACGGCATATTCAGGGAAAAAGAAGGTTTTTCTGAAAGGGCGAATATAATTATAGATGAAAAACAGCAGGTGGTATTTGCGAAGGTTTACCCGATTGCCCAGCTTCCCGATATAGAAGAAATAATAAAGGTTCTTGAGGGTTTGAAATAG
- the trxA gene encoding thioredoxin, whose translation MSKIVLMDFFAEWCGPCKMQDPILEELKKKFADKVEFKKVDVDTNNELAAKYTVHAVPTLILEKDGALFKRYVGVTRANVLEADINTALM comes from the coding sequence ATGAGTAAAATTGTTCTGATGGATTTTTTTGCAGAATGGTGCGGTCCATGCAAGATGCAGGACCCGATTCTCGAGGAGCTGAAGAAGAAATTCGCGGATAAAGTAGAATTTAAGAAAGTGGACGTTGATACCAACAACGAGCTTGCTGCCAAATATACTGTACATGCCGTACCCACGCTGATTCTTGAAAAAGACGGCGCATTGTTCAAGCGGTACGTGGGCGTGACCCGGGCAAACGTGCTGGAAGCGGATATAAACACAGCTTTGATGTAA
- a CDS encoding MBL fold metallo-hydrolase, which produces MKPLFDLGVLPIRHRSGRGFKPHVSLVFNAERRLTFAIDTTNSFSPDAYLITHAHSDHHGKSAMLSEKAVCSQETAKALEILYGKKYAGRTFKIGETVQISGVEVRTYPTHHTIGSCAFYWENDVGTRILVTGDVKDAKDMPKCDLMVTEANYGDPDDPKCHFKDDINAFKEAVETSDDLAFGAYAFGKAQRAVRLLRESGYSGDIGMEPVSRALTEGLMENTGALTDLESNCGVRITTPGGIMKIHAARKFILTGMRYNFPTINISDHMDVNGLIGMVQHCAPSAVITYHPGGVRPLKLAAYLNKAGIYAKALEEINTVLDI; this is translated from the coding sequence TTGAAACCTTTATTTGACCTCGGCGTGCTCCCCATAAGACACCGCTCTGGAAGGGGATTCAAGCCCCATGTCTCCCTGGTTTTTAACGCAGAGAGAAGGTTAACTTTTGCAATAGATACAACAAACTCTTTTTCTCCCGATGCCTACCTGATTACCCATGCCCATTCAGACCATCATGGAAAATCCGCCATGCTTTCTGAAAAAGCGGTATGCTCGCAAGAAACCGCAAAAGCCCTTGAAATCCTCTACGGGAAGAAATACGCAGGCAGGACTTTTAAAATCGGGGAGACTGTTCAAATTTCCGGGGTTGAGGTAAGAACATATCCCACCCACCACACCATAGGGTCATGTGCTTTTTACTGGGAAAATGACGTTGGGACAAGGATTCTGGTCACCGGTGATGTCAAGGATGCAAAGGACATGCCGAAATGCGATCTCATGGTTACGGAAGCAAACTACGGAGACCCCGATGACCCGAAATGTCATTTCAAGGACGATATCAATGCTTTTAAAGAGGCTGTGGAAACTTCGGATGATCTAGCGTTCGGGGCATATGCATTCGGGAAAGCCCAGCGCGCCGTGAGGCTGCTCCGGGAATCCGGCTATTCTGGAGATATCGGAATGGAGCCTGTATCGCGAGCGCTCACTGAAGGATTGATGGAGAACACAGGCGCACTTACCGACCTTGAGAGCAACTGCGGGGTTCGTATCACCACGCCAGGCGGAATAATGAAAATCCATGCAGCAAGGAAGTTCATTCTCACCGGGATGCGTTACAATTTCCCAACCATCAATATCAGCGACCACATGGATGTGAACGGTCTTATCGGCATGGTGCAGCACTGCGCTCCTTCGGCTGTAATCACATATCATCCGGGCGGTGTTCGCCCGCTCAAGCTCGCTGCGTACCTGAATAAAGCCGGGATTTATGCGAAGGCGCTTGAGGAGATAAATACGGTGCTTGATATCTAA
- a CDS encoding DUF116 domain-containing protein, with translation MFEIQPLFTIIGQAVVYLVIFLFIIAVTVSLLIAYSFKTERFIFPNFMLFSITLLENLVKALFRLVRMDDSIVDDVGISLKNKISLRKFRETPVNKRMIFFPQCLRASTCQSNLSQEGMQCTNCGCDVGNAKKSAEAMGYKVFIVPGSSFIKRLVRKHKPSAILGVGCMTEVKAGLEMCEKLNLYGVGLVLEKAGCVSTVLDWDKFYEFIEE, from the coding sequence ATGTTTGAAATACAGCCTTTATTCACAATAATAGGTCAGGCAGTAGTATACCTTGTAATATTTTTATTCATAATCGCGGTAACGGTTTCACTGCTGATAGCGTATTCCTTTAAAACCGAAAGATTTATTTTCCCGAATTTCATGCTGTTCTCGATTACTCTGCTTGAGAACCTGGTCAAAGCATTATTCCGTCTTGTCAGGATGGATGATTCCATCGTGGATGATGTGGGCATATCGCTAAAGAACAAGATTTCCCTCAGGAAATTCAGGGAAACCCCAGTAAACAAGCGCATGATATTTTTCCCGCAATGCTTGAGAGCATCCACCTGCCAGTCCAACCTGAGCCAGGAAGGTATGCAGTGCACCAATTGCGGCTGCGATGTCGGAAATGCCAAGAAAAGCGCCGAGGCTATGGGTTATAAGGTATTTATCGTGCCAGGTTCCAGTTTTATAAAAAGACTGGTGCGGAAGCATAAGCCTTCGGCAATATTGGGCGTGGGTTGCATGACAGAAGTGAAGGCAGGGCTTGAAATGTGTGAGAAATTAAACCTTTACGGTGTTGGACTTGTGCTGGAGAAGGCGGGGTGTGTTTCCACGGTGCTTGACTGGGATAAATTCTATGAGTTTATAGAGGAGTAA
- a CDS encoding TIGR04083 family peptide-modifying radical SAM enzyme, translated as MLIPTLGCPSKCSYCWSSEEGSPVMSIETIKEVVNWLKTFRNEPVTFTFHGGEPLLAGADFYRQALPLLVEGLSHLKPALALQTNLWKMTPELAKILAKYNIPIGSSLDGPKELTDLQRGKGYYDKTMRGYEIAKASGLKVSFICTFTSYSIKFKEEIFNFFLENGLNLKLHPALPSIRSENPGKWALSPEEYGELLIYLLDKYLENMGNIEIMNIDQLCKCVFTSRGTVCTFVDCMGDTFAVGPDGSIYPCYRFVGLPKYVMGNVHDHPGREELANSHAWKLMFQFKEYVDQNCGECKYIKFCRGGCPYNAMAPTDCEIKGVDPHCTAYKRIFKEITERWEKEFLGGSDMGMFGFPSGTKNGKPGIMSLMMKRLSALD; from the coding sequence ATGCTGATCCCCACTCTGGGCTGTCCTTCCAAATGCAGTTATTGCTGGAGTTCAGAGGAAGGTTCCCCGGTAATGAGCATTGAGACCATCAAAGAAGTTGTTAATTGGCTCAAGACTTTCCGGAATGAACCTGTCACCTTTACTTTCCATGGCGGTGAGCCGCTCCTGGCAGGCGCGGATTTTTACAGGCAAGCGCTACCTCTACTGGTTGAGGGTCTAAGTCATCTGAAACCGGCTCTTGCTCTGCAGACTAATCTCTGGAAAATGACCCCGGAACTTGCCAAGATTCTGGCTAAGTATAATATCCCCATCGGTTCCAGTCTGGATGGTCCAAAGGAACTTACTGACCTGCAGAGAGGAAAAGGATACTACGATAAGACCATGCGGGGCTATGAAATCGCTAAAGCTTCCGGTCTCAAGGTGAGCTTCATCTGCACCTTCACCTCCTACTCTATAAAGTTCAAAGAGGAAATTTTCAATTTTTTCCTGGAGAACGGTTTAAATCTTAAATTACACCCTGCACTGCCATCAATACGTTCCGAAAATCCCGGGAAATGGGCGCTTTCTCCGGAAGAGTATGGTGAATTGTTGATCTATCTTCTGGATAAATATCTGGAAAACATGGGCAATATCGAGATCATGAACATCGATCAACTGTGCAAATGCGTGTTCACAAGTCGGGGCACAGTCTGCACATTCGTGGATTGCATGGGGGATACCTTCGCGGTGGGACCTGACGGGAGCATATATCCCTGCTATCGCTTTGTGGGCTTGCCGAAATATGTCATGGGTAATGTTCATGACCATCCGGGAAGGGAAGAGCTTGCCAATTCTCATGCATGGAAGCTTATGTTCCAGTTCAAGGAATATGTGGACCAAAATTGCGGGGAATGTAAATATATCAAGTTCTGCCGGGGCGGATGCCCCTATAATGCCATGGCGCCTACAGATTGTGAAATAAAGGGCGTTGATCCCCACTGTACTGCCTACAAGAGGATATTCAAGGAAATAACCGAGCGGTGGGAGAAAGAGTTTTTAGGAGGCTCTGATATGGGGATGTTTGGTTTTCCATCAGGAACCAAGAATGGCAAGCCCGGGATAATGTCCTTGATGATGAAGCGCCTCTCTGCCCTGGATTAG
- a CDS encoding PAC2 family protein, translating to MANPRMLVGLPGMGMVAKSTINYFMEFLKPELFADIPMPYLSPSMALFEKGLVVPLDREISPFRFYYSAKENIILFLGDIQFGYITKDNELAEKIVEAAKLCGVDIIYTVIATQVQRYVEEPQVLGVATSLELLRFLERSGVKIADGSLKISGVNGLVIEYASRKGIKGIALLSETAFPEALDIKACHAGIKKVSELLAIDIDLSRIEIETKKFDEGFKKYLKDMQEKKRKEEDLGYIG from the coding sequence ATGGCAAACCCCCGCATGTTAGTGGGTCTTCCAGGTATGGGCATGGTTGCCAAGAGTACTATTAACTATTTTATGGAATTCCTGAAGCCGGAATTGTTTGCGGATATTCCAATGCCTTATCTTTCACCTTCCATGGCGTTGTTTGAAAAAGGTCTGGTAGTACCATTAGACAGGGAAATAAGCCCTTTTAGGTTCTACTACTCGGCGAAAGAAAATATCATATTGTTCTTGGGTGATATCCAGTTTGGCTATATCACAAAGGATAATGAGCTCGCTGAGAAAATAGTTGAAGCGGCGAAGCTTTGCGGAGTTGATATTATTTATACAGTAATTGCAACACAGGTACAGAGATATGTCGAAGAGCCGCAAGTTCTTGGGGTTGCAACCTCGCTCGAACTTCTGCGATTTTTAGAGAGAAGCGGTGTGAAGATAGCAGATGGCAGCCTTAAAATAAGCGGAGTCAATGGCCTTGTAATCGAATATGCATCGCGAAAAGGAATAAAAGGAATAGCCCTCCTCAGTGAGACTGCCTTTCCTGAGGCACTGGATATAAAAGCATGTCATGCCGGAATAAAAAAAGTTTCCGAGCTTCTTGCTATTGACATCGATTTGAGCAGAATTGAAATTGAAACTAAAAAATTCGATGAAGGTTTTAAGAAGTATTTGAAAGATATGCAGGAAAAGAAGAGAAAAGAAGAGGATCTGGGGTATATAGGCTAA
- a CDS encoding VWA domain-containing protein yields the protein MDNASNQCIEIFKRNKSTIIVSDNSVEIQRGGKSVNSDSLINGYVYLVIDCSGSMAGEKIEQAKRGAIDFSKSAQNKGYSSGLITFADHAKYHIEPQRDYKALIPIINNISIDGSTNMTAGIRLAIDKLRGTQGFRVMVIVTDGIPNNARETLSIAQEAKNQGIDIIAIGTDDADQKFLKELASRKDLGIKVTKEHFETGISSAALMLPGK from the coding sequence ATGGATAATGCCTCAAACCAATGTATCGAAATATTCAAGCGAAATAAAAGTACCATTATTGTATCTGATAATAGTGTGGAAATTCAAAGAGGAGGCAAATCCGTTAACTCTGATAGCCTGATCAATGGATACGTCTATCTGGTAATTGACTGTTCAGGAAGCATGGCTGGCGAAAAAATTGAGCAGGCCAAAAGAGGAGCAATTGACTTCTCAAAAAGTGCTCAAAACAAAGGATACTCAAGTGGATTGATAACCTTTGCTGATCATGCCAAATATCATATAGAACCGCAACGTGATTATAAAGCATTAATACCTATAATTAATAATATTTCAATTGATGGTAGCACTAATATGACTGCAGGTATCCGGTTAGCTATAGATAAACTCAGAGGGACACAAGGATTTAGAGTTATGGTTATTGTTACTGATGGCATACCTAATAATGCAAGAGAAACATTATCCATAGCACAAGAAGCTAAGAATCAAGGAATTGATATTATCGCCATTGGGACAGATGATGCCGACCAAAAATTCCTAAAGGAATTAGCTTCGAGAAAAGATTTAGGCATTAAAGTGACTAAAGAACATTTCGAAACCGGTATATCCTCTGCAGCACTTATGCTGCCTGGCAAATAA
- a CDS encoding formylglycine-generating enzyme family protein: MEFVLIPAGEFDMGSPESEKDRDGNEGPVHHVKISKAFYMGKYEVTQKQWREVMGNDPSNFKGDNLPVESVSWNDVQEFIKKLNEKEGTNRYRLPSEAEWEYAGRAGTTTRYSFGDDESKLGEYAWYAMNSGSRTHEVGQRKSNPWGLYDMHGNVWEWVQDIYHNSYNGAPTDGSAWEGDGSDRVLRGGCWYDLASYLRSAHRGGLVPDDLHRGGLALGGRYGDVGFRLLRNP; this comes from the coding sequence ATGGAATTCGTGCTTATACCAGCAGGCGAATTTGATATGGGCTCTCCAGAAAGTGAAAAAGACAGAGATGGTAATGAAGGTCCTGTCCATCATGTAAAAATATCAAAGGCTTTCTACATGGGCAAATATGAGGTTACTCAGAAGCAATGGCGCGAAGTTATGGGAAATGATCCCTCTAATTTCAAAGGTGACAACCTGCCTGTTGAAAGCGTATCATGGAACGATGTTCAAGAATTCATCAAAAAGCTAAACGAGAAAGAGGGCACGAACAGGTACCGTCTTCCCTCAGAGGCAGAATGGGAATATGCGGGGCGTGCAGGCACAACTACAAGATATTCCTTCGGCGATGATGAATCAAAGCTCGGCGAATATGCATGGTACGCTATGAACTCTGGGAGCAGAACTCATGAAGTCGGTCAGAGAAAGTCCAATCCATGGGGATTATACGACATGCACGGCAATGTCTGGGAATGGGTGCAGGATATATACCACAATAGCTACAACGGCGCACCTACTGATGGAAGTGCATGGGAAGGAGATGGCTCCGACCGGGTCCTTCGGGGCGGTTGCTGGTACGACCTCGCCAGCTACCTTCGCTCTGCGCATCGCGGCGGTCTCGTCCCTGACGACCTCCACCGCGGCGGCCTCGCCCTTGGCGGCCGCTACGGTGACGTTGGCTTTCGCCTTCTGAGGAATCCGTAG
- a CDS encoding AbrB/MazE/SpoVT family DNA-binding domain-containing protein produces MGEVVKLRKSGKNLIITVPSEICEKLDLKEGSEMEMEPFTCGGDIGLRIKPKK; encoded by the coding sequence ATGGGTGAAGTAGTAAAACTTCGCAAATCCGGTAAAAACCTGATAATTACCGTACCGTCAGAGATATGTGAAAAGTTAGACCTCAAAGAAGGGTCAGAGATGGAGATGGAGCCTTTTACCTGCGGCGGTGATATTGGGCTGCGTATAAAACCAAAAAAATGA
- a CDS encoding DsrE family protein produces MKKIAVIVRNLPLNTRRNAEALRMSVGLTLVGDKVTVIFMEDGVYTATHIKPEVLNFAPLDKEFGAFSMLKCTLLADKPSMEKRGISELIANVKPTEREELVNTITESDIVIPF; encoded by the coding sequence ATGAAAAAAATAGCAGTGATTGTGAGAAACCTGCCGTTGAATACACGCAGGAATGCCGAGGCACTGAGGATGAGCGTGGGATTGACGCTGGTCGGGGATAAGGTCACGGTCATTTTCATGGAGGACGGCGTTTATACTGCCACGCACATAAAACCTGAAGTGCTTAATTTTGCGCCGCTGGATAAGGAATTCGGAGCGTTTTCAATGCTAAAATGCACCCTCCTGGCTGATAAACCATCCATGGAAAAGAGGGGAATAAGTGAACTTATTGCAAATGTAAAACCGACAGAACGTGAAGAGCTTGTGAATACAATCACAGAATCCGATATTGTGATACCATTTTAA
- a CDS encoding DsrE family protein: protein MKLGILLTTNPENENTNTVIAISSAAREAGHEVFIFLMYDGVYNAHKKEFAELVDKGVNIAVCAFNVEQRKMGRVDGILFGSQYDHACIASDVDRFISFG from the coding sequence ATGAAACTCGGGATACTCCTGACCACAAACCCTGAGAATGAGAATACCAATACAGTTATTGCCATAAGCTCGGCAGCCCGTGAGGCGGGTCATGAGGTATTTATTTTTTTGATGTACGACGGCGTGTATAACGCACATAAAAAGGAGTTTGCAGAGCTGGTGGATAAAGGCGTTAATATAGCAGTCTGTGCGTTCAATGTCGAGCAGCGAAAGATGGGAAGGGTGGATGGCATATTGTTCGGAAGCCAGTACGACCACGCATGCATAGCAAGCGATGTGGACAGGTTTATTTCTTTCGGGTGA
- a CDS encoding sulfurtransferase TusA family protein produces MSKVTQLDLRGEVCPYTFVKTKLKLEELESGEELSVTFDHAPAVENVPRSLKNEGHKILGIEQKGEHLWNVRIRKA; encoded by the coding sequence ATGAGCAAGGTAACCCAGCTTGATTTGAGAGGTGAGGTATGCCCCTACACCTTTGTGAAGACAAAGCTCAAACTCGAGGAGCTTGAAAGCGGCGAGGAGTTGAGCGTGACCTTTGACCATGCCCCGGCTGTGGAGAACGTACCGAGAAGCCTGAAGAACGAGGGGCACAAGATACTCGGAATCGAACAGAAGGGCGAGCACCTCTGGAATGTAAGGATACGCAAGGCATGA
- the moeB gene encoding molybdopterin-synthase adenylyltransferase MoeB, whose amino-acid sequence MLGGFSEEQIRRYSRHIILPEVGGKGQKKLLASKVLCIGAGGLGAPIIEYLAAAGVGTLGIIDDDTVDLSNLQRQVIHGGNVGKPKAESAKQFVNNLNPDIEVKTYIERLNAGNVVDIFREYDIVADGSDNFATRYLVNDACVLTDKPLSHGSIYRFEGQVTTIIPHKGPCYRCLFEHAPPPGMVPSCQEAGVLGVLPGIVGVIQATEVVKYLLGIGELLVGRLIYYDALNMTFDEIKMRWNKQCPVCGEEPKITSIQEEIYGESCRV is encoded by the coding sequence ATGTTAGGCGGATTCAGCGAAGAACAGATAAGAAGATACTCACGCCACATCATTTTACCTGAGGTTGGCGGAAAAGGGCAGAAGAAACTACTCGCATCAAAGGTATTGTGCATAGGCGCTGGTGGCCTGGGCGCACCCATAATCGAATACCTCGCAGCTGCAGGTGTGGGAACCCTTGGTATAATAGATGACGACACCGTTGACCTGAGCAACCTCCAGCGCCAGGTCATACACGGCGGGAATGTTGGAAAACCAAAAGCCGAATCCGCAAAGCAGTTTGTGAACAACCTCAATCCTGATATCGAGGTAAAAACATATATCGAGCGGCTGAATGCAGGCAACGTCGTGGATATTTTCAGGGAATACGATATCGTTGCTGACGGCTCTGATAACTTTGCAACCCGATACCTGGTGAACGATGCCTGCGTGCTCACCGACAAACCCCTTTCCCACGGAAGCATATACAGGTTTGAAGGGCAGGTAACTACGATAATACCGCATAAGGGACCGTGCTACAGATGCCTCTTCGAACATGCTCCTCCTCCAGGAATGGTGCCGAGCTGCCAGGAAGCAGGCGTGCTCGGGGTTCTGCCCGGCATAGTAGGAGTAATCCAGGCAACAGAGGTTGTGAAATACCTGCTCGGGATTGGAGAGTTGCTTGTAGGGAGGCTTATTTACTACGATGCACTCAACATGACCTTCGATGAGATTAAAATGCGATGGAACAAACAATGCCCTGTATGCGGCGAAGAACCCAAGATAACCTCAATACAGGAAGAGATATATGGTGAATCATGCAGAGTATGA